From one Triticum aestivum cultivar Chinese Spring chromosome 4B, IWGSC CS RefSeq v2.1, whole genome shotgun sequence genomic stretch:
- the LOC123091589 gene encoding transcription factor BHLH062 isoform X1 yields the protein MVADAQSSDSMAGRSSYAAEKHVDRCLDKRAQEKAPKKNHKAEREKLKRDQLNDLFVELSSMLDHDRQNRGKATVLGDAARVLRDLTTQVESLRKEQSTLLTERQYVGSEKTELQDENTTLRAQVIELQNELRARIGNSSLNLSSLVVSHPIGSSCTTNLATHPTPHDTWSNVSNLSTMSMVAPTNTPSPLQNQQHHSVASGQVALRPQELQLFPGTSASSDRECSRHRSNPATSSLADSLPGQLRLSLPPTSQEESSGGGGAPGNRKERKTS from the exons GTGTCTTGACAAAAGAGCCCAGGAAAAGGCTCCAAAGAAAAATCATAAAGCTGAACGAGAGAAACTTAAACGTGACCAGTTGAATGACCTTTTTGTTGAGCTCAGCAGTATGCTAG ATCATGATCGACAAAATAGGGGAAAAGCTACAGTATTGGGTGATGCTGCACGAGTACTGCGAGATTTAACTACTCAAGTTGAATCTCTTAGAAAGGAGCAATCTACTCTTCTAACTGAGCGCCAATAT GTCGGTTCAGAGAAGACCGAGCTGCAAGATGAGAATACTACACTCAGAGCCCAGGTAATAGAACTACAGAACGAGCTTCGTGCAAGGATCGGAAACAGTAGCCTGAATCTAAGCAGCCTTGTGGTGTCACATCCAATAGGGAGCAGCTGCACTACTAATTTAGCAACCCACCCAACGCCGCATGATACATGGAGCAATGTTTCTAATTTAAGCACCATGAGCATGGTGGCCCCAACCAACACACCATCTCCACTGCAGAATCAGCAGCATCACTCTGTTGCTTCTGGTCAGGTTGCATTACGGCCTCAGGAGCTCCAGCTCTTCCCGGGGACATCAGCATCATCGGACCGAGAATGTTCCCGGCATAGAAGCAACCCAGCTACTTCGAGCCTTGCGGATTCCTTGCCTGGACAGCTTCGCCTCAGCCTTCCACCAACATCCCAAGAAGAAAGCAGCGGGGGCGGTGGCGCACCGGGAAATAGAAAAGAACGAAAAACCAGTTAG
- the LOC123094665 gene encoding probable methyltransferase PMT2, translated as MAIKGNSGEYKARSPLGMVIAVLLCCFFYVLGAWQRSGYGKGDRIAVAVTRQTACSGASAAGLSFETHHTGGLANATTSGLGGEPPPPCTAALADHTPCHDQDRAMKFPRKNMVYRERHCPSDGERLRCLVPAPPGYVTPFPWPKSRDYVPYANAPYKSLTVEKAVQNWVQYEGAVFRFPGGGTQFPHGADKYIDQLASIVPFADGSVRTVLDTGCGVASLGAYLDSRGVMAMSFAPRDSHEAQVQFALERGVPAFIGVLGSVKLPFPPRSFDMAHCSRCLIPWSGNGGMYMMEVDRVLRPGGYWVLSGPPINWKANHRKWERAEEDLAGEQKRIEEYAQMLCWEKVTEMDEIGVWRKRTDTAACPAMPPEVRACDPANPDDVWYKNMETCITPSTTAAGGELQPFPERLKAVPPRISSGAVQGFTAESYEEEKRRWERHVKAYRKVNYKLDTKRYRNIMDMNAGVGGFAAAIFSPMSWVMNVVPTTAELSTLGVIYERGLIGIYHDWCEAFSTYPRTYDLIHANGVFSLYRDKCKMEDILLEMDRILRPEGTVILRDDIDVLLRVDKVATGMRWKTMMANHEDSPHIREKVLYAVKRYWTADSDKSSQEKKATSSEV; from the exons atggccATCAAGGGCAACTCTGGCGAGTACAAGGCGCGGAGCCCGCTGGGCATGGTGATCGCCGTCCTGCTGTGCTGCTTCTTCTACGTGCTCGGCGCGTGGCAGCGCAGCGGCTACGGCAAGGGTGACCGCATCGCGGTGGCGGTGACCCGGCAGACGGCCTGCTCGGGCGCCTCTGCCGCGGGGCTCAGCTTCGAGACGCACCACACCGGCGGCCTGGCCAACGCGACGACGTCCGGCCTTGgcggcgagccgccgccgccgtgcacgGCAGCGCTCGCGGACCACACTCCGTGCCACGACCAGGATCGCGCCATGAAATTCCCGCGCAAGAACATGGTGTATCGGGAGCGGCACTGCCCGTCGGACGGCGAGCGGCTGCGGTGCCTCGTGCCGGCGCCGCCTGGGTACGTGACGCCGTTCCCGTGGCCCAAGAGCCGCGACTACGTCCCTTACGCCAACGCGCCGTACAAGAGCCTCACCGTTGAGAAGGCCGTCCAGAACTGGGTCCAGTACGAGGGCGCCGTATTCCGTTTTCCCGGCGGCGGCACCCAGTTCCCCCACGGCGCCGACAAGTACATCGACCAGCTCGCCTCCATCGTCCCCTTCGCCGACGGCTCCGTCCGCACCGTCCTCGACACCGGCTGCGGC GTGGCGAGTCTCGGCGCGTACCTGGACTCCCGTGGCGTGATGGCCATGTCGTTCGCACCGCGCGACTCGCACGAGGCGCAGGTGCAGTTCGCGCTGGAGCGCGGCGTGCCGGCCTTCATCGGCGTCCTCGGCTCCGTCAAGCTCCCATTCCCTCCAAGATCCTTTGACATGGCGCACTGCTCCCGGTGCCTCATCCCGTGGTCCGGCAACG GGGGGATGTACATGATGGAGGTGGACCGGGTGCTCCGGCCGGGCGGGTATTGGGTGCTCTCCGGCCCGCCGATCAACTGGAAGGCGAATCACAGGAAGTGGGAGCGCGCGGAGGAGGACCTGGCCGGCGAGCAGAAGAGGATTGAGGAGTACGCGCAGATGCTCTGCTGGGAGAAGGTCACCGAGATGGACGAGATTGGCGTGTGGCGGAAGCGGACGGACACGGCAGCGTGCCCGGCCATGCCGCCGGAGGTCCGGGCCTGCGACCCGGCCAATCCCGACGACGTCTG GTACAAGAACATGGAGACGTGCATCACGCCGTCCACCACTGCCGCCGGAGGAGAACTGCAGCCGTTCCCGGAACGGCTGAAGGCCGTCCCGCCGCGGATAAGTTCCGGCGCCGTCCAGGGCTTCACCGCGGAGTCGTACGAGGAGGAGAAGCGACGGTGGGAGAGGCATGTGAAGGCATACAGGAAGGTCAACTACAAGCTCGACACCAAGCGGTACCGGAACATCATGGACATGAACGCCGGCGTGGGCGGCTTTGcggcggcgatcttctcccccATGTCCTGGGTGATGAACGTGGTGCCCACCACCGCCGAGCTCTCCACCCTCGGCGTCATCTATGAGAGGGGTCTCATCGGCATCTACCATGACTG gtgtGAAGCATTCTCTACCTACCCAAGAACCTATGACCTCATCCATGCCAATGGAGTATTCAGCCTCTACAGGGACAA GTGCAAGATGGAGGACATCCTGCTGGAGATGGACCGGATTTTGCGCCCCGAGGGCACGGTGATCCTCCGGGATGACATCGACGTCCTGCTACGGGTGGACAAGGTGGCGACGGGGATGCGGTGGAAGACGATGATGGCGAACCACGAGGACAGCCCGCACATCCGAGAGAAGGTGCTCTACGCCGTCAAGCGCTACTGGACCGCCGACAGCGACAAGAGCTCCCAAGAGAAGAAGGCAACTTCTTCTGAGGTGTGA